The sequence AAGAAATACGGATGGCCTCAGAACGGTGTATCCATCACCCAGTCGTGGCTGACCAAGGGCCTGGAGCCTCGCAGTATCACCAGAGATTTGAAGTGGGGTGTGCCGGTTCCCCTGCCTGGATACGAGAAGAAGGTCATCTACGTGTGGTTCGATGCCTGTATCGGTTATCCTTCCATCACGGCCAACTATACCGATGAATGGGAGCAATGGTGGAAGAACCCTGACGAGGTCACCCTCTACCAGTTCATGGGCAAGGATAACGTGCCCTTCCACACAGGTTCGTGGGATGGATGAAtgattcttttcttttttcaagATTGAGCTAACATGTATGGTGCTAGTCATCTTCCCTGGATCCGAGATTGGTACCGGATACAACTGGACTCTACTTAACCACCTCTCCACTACCGAGTACTTGAACTACGAGAACGGCAAGTTTTCCAAGTCAAGAGGAATCGGTGTTTTTGGCAACCAGGCCAAGGAAATTGGCATTTCGCCATCTGTTTGGAGATACTACCTCCTATCAAACCGACCAGAAACCAGTGATACCCAGTTCGAGTGGCAATCATTCCAGCTGGCCAACAACAGCGAGCTCCTCGCCAACTTTGGTAACTTTGTCAACCGTATTGTCAAGTTTGTCAACGCCAAGCTGGACGGCGTCGTTCCCGAGTACAACCCCTCTTACAAGGATGACACCTTTGACTTTGGCGCTTGGGTTGAGACAGTCAATGGCCTGCTGAAGGAGTACGTTGACCTTTTGGAGCATGTTCACATCCGTGCTGGCAGCAAAGCCCTGCTGGAGATTAGCAGAGAGGGCAACAACCTTCTCCAGGGCCGACTCGATAACGCCAACCTGGCGGAGAACCCTGAGCGGACACACACCACCATTGGTCTTGCCTTGAACCTTTGCCACCTGCTCGCCTCGGTGGCTTCTCCGTATATGCCATCCACCTCTGAATCTATTTGCCAGCAGCTCAACACCAAGCTGGCCTTTATCCCTGACGTCTGGGAACCCACTGCCATCAAGGCTGGCCACAAGATTGGAAAGGCCGCCTATCTCTTCTCCAGAATTGAAGACAAGAAGATTGCGGAGTGGAAGGAACAATTCGGCGGTTCTGCTGAGACTCGTGCTGCCGAAGCTGCcgctaagaagaagaagcaggaggacaaggagaggaagaaggcagccaaggcggccaaggctgaagctgctaaggccgctgccgccgccaacgtGGATGCTAAAGCTCAAGATGAgacctctgctgctgggggCATGACCGCGACGTCGGCCGAGGTAACGAAAGACTTGCCGATTCGCGAGAAGAAAGTAGACAATTagaaagagacaaagacgATAAAGGAAAcaagaacagaaaaaaaaaaaaaaaaaagaaatgaaaagatTATAGACGTCTATTGAGCCAAGGTGTATGCGTGTTGGGAACTGATGTTTTAAGTGGTACTAGGGCGCCTTTAGCATATGAAAATTATGATGACGTTTCCTATTTTTCTCAAGACGTTTTGTTAAACtaactataaatttctttGTTTACTCAATTGGTATTTAGTATTATTTCAAATACAAGTATTTCTGCTGTTTATAAGCAATCTCGCCGACAGCTCCCTTCTTAGAGCTTCTGGGCCCCCCCAAATCGGGTGGCCCCGCAGTGGACGAGGCTTTTGGTGGGGGAATCTCTTTCGGCCTTGCACCGAGTTTCGCAACCTTTATCCGCTGCCTTGCCTCTctttgccatcttctctctctctctctctctctctcaccacCAGAAACCAGCCATATTTCTGCTCAAACCTCACAACACTCACACACGCCCAAAAACCGCCCACCATGGACATCCGACtcctcaccaccgccgacCTGCCGCTCATCCAGCACGCCAACCTGGAGAACCTGCCGGAAAACTACTTCCTCAAGTACTACCTCTACCATGCGCTGTCGTGGCCGCAGCTCAGCTTCGTGGCGGTGGACGTCTCGCGCCCGCGCAAGGGGCCCTACGACTACCCCAAGATTGTGGGCTACGTGCTggccaagatggaggaggagccgaCGGATGGCGTGCAGCACGGGCACATTACGAGCTTGAGTGTGATGCGGACGCATCGACGGCTGGGAATTGCCGAGAAGCTCATGAGACAAAGCCGTATGTGAATGATATTACACAATCATACAATttctataaagtattttttttgcGTGTGTTTGACTAACTTTACTTGGGGGCTATCTAGAGCTCGCCATGGTGGAAACCTTCCAAGCAAAATACGTCTCCCTCCACGTGCGCGTCTCCAACGTCGCCGCCAGACACCTCTACGAAGACACGCTCAAGTTCCGCAACGAAAAGACCGAGAGCAAGTACTACGCCGACGGCGAGGACGCCTACAGCATGCGGCTCGACCTTGACGACGTGGCCGAGCTGGCGAAGCGCtatgctggcggcggcggcgaggatgaagacAAGGACGAGGACAAGgacggcgagaagaagagcaagaagacgacgacgaatggCGCCCCTGCCGCTGGAGCTACGGCTGACTTGGCGATACGGAGCGAGGGCGTGGATGAGGGCGAGGCGGTGGGCGAGGTTGGGAGAGATCCGGAGGCGAatgacaaggagaagaaggtcaAGGTTGCGGTGGGGAGGGGATTGGGAGTTGGAGATTTGGTAGAGAAGGATGAGAGCAAGCATTAAAAATGGccattcttccttttttttcttttcttcttctgttttcaAGTTGGGCTGTTTGTGTGTATAAAAGTTGGGGATTTATGTTTAGATGTTTCGACTTTACTTGTGGTTATTTCCATACCTCTCTTGTACTATTTTTTCTGTTGGCAAGGAGGAgattgtctctttttttttttttttttttttttttttcatgtggCATTTTTTACTCTACGGGGATGAAAACAttgggaggagaggaaatAGATAAAAAAGCATTGCCTATGAATCAGAAACGTAGTTGAGATGAAGACCATGAAGACGGAAAAGTTTTGATTTACagtaagattttttttttgtatttccCCTTTTCGTAATGACTGCCTTGTTTATATATCATGACCTTTGGTATCTTTAACGCTATCGTAAAtgtttttgctctttttatACATccatagaagaaaaaaaaaggaagaaaaagaaaaagaaaaagagaaaaggtgaGTGGTCCAATCTCTCAAAGTTTGAAATCCCATAAGCCCAAAGCCTCAGAATCAACTTGCAATATCATACAATTCATCATTGCCCGCTCAGCTCCTTTGCATACTCCTCATCAGCCTCCATCCTCATAACTTCCAACTGGTTCAACATCTCAGCAATGGCCCATTCCAGTGCCTCCTTTTGAGGACCGGGCTCGGCCTTCTCCGCCGCAGCGAGCTGATGCTCAATCGCAGTCTCGATGCCCATGATGGAGCGGTACTTTGCTGCCGCGGCGCCAGAGGGAGGGATCTGCTGGTCATCTTGTGATGATACGGGAATTGAATGTTCTTGTTTCTCGTCGGGCCAGTAGCCCGGCATGGAGCGAGAGGCATATGCCATGCCGCTGTTGATAGCTTGCTGTCGGATTTGTTCCATCTGCTGtccatgctgctgcatctgctgtGCATGTTGTTGACGTGCTTGCGCCTGCTGCTGACGCATTTGCTCTAGCTGTTGCTGTCTCTGTTCACGCTGTTGCTGTAACCGTTGCTGTAGCTGATCACGCTGATCTTGTGCTTGTTGTCGCTGTTCTGCAGTACTTCTAAAGAAACTGTTCGAACCACAGCCATCGCTGCCGCCGTTTCCAAAGATGCCCTTCTCGCCAAACGGGCCCCCAGCGCCAAACGGACCACCAGGACCAAATGGACCGCCAGAGCCAAACGGACCGCGTGATCCAAACATACCATTCTCGCCAGTCCAGTCTTGGCCAAAGGGACCATAATGATTATATTGGGGATCACCATGACTACCTCGGCCACCTCGGCCGCCTCGACCGCCCCTTCCCcctcttccccccctccccggGCTGCGAGGGCCCCAGGGAAAGCTACCGGTAAACGGTGGAGGATTTCCTGGAGGCATCGGTGGCACAGGAGGCACAGGAGGCACGGCGTGTGCGGGAGGATGCGGTGGCATTGGTGGCATTGGTGGAACAgcaggaggcggaggaggcggaggggCGGGAGGTTCTCTTCGAGCCTCTCGAGCCTCTCTTTTCGCCTCTCTCTGtgctttcttcatctcccttTTATGctgtctcttttccttccacTCTGCTCTCCTCTGGGCACGGCGCTCCCTTTTGAGAGCCCTGCGTTCCTTTCTTTGGTTTCTCTTGATCTGTTTCCAAGCACTCGTCAATGCTTTGATTTGTGCTTTCAGAGCCTTCTTATCCTCCTCGGAAACGGGATTATCGATTTTGGGGACGCTCTTGAGTTCAGCTTTCAGCTGCTTGACGTCTTGCTTCGTGCGATATTGATCAGGATGATTAGTCCAATCCTGGAGTCGTGCTATGTAAAGCTGCACCGACCTCTGGGGAACGCTGTCATAGCTTGGGAGAGAACCAATAGAGGACACAGAACTCATGGAAGACAAAGATGAGATCGACGAGCAGGAAGACGAGCGTTTGTGATCCTTTTTCTCGTCTGGATAGCTTCCTTGATACGCAGCACGACCACGAACATCTTGGTCAGCATCGGCAGTGGGTGTAccctgctgccgctgctgttggcttGGCCCTTCGCCATTTCCGAATCGAATACCATTGTTATCCATGACTAGACTTCCAATACGCAGGCCGTTTGTGTCTGCGACAAAGGTATTGCCAAATCGAATACCGTTGTTATCCACTTGAAACGCAGACCAGGGACTCCAGCTGGCAGGCTCTGAGCGGCCTGCCGTCTGCGGAGACTGGGTAGATCGAGCAGCCTCAGGTCTCTGGTCAAAGCCGGTTTCCCAGGCACCGGGCATCTGCGCGGATGGAGTTCTCAGGGGTTGAAGGCGGACTTGGACGCCACGGGGGCCGAAGAAGCCATCGTTCCACTGCTGGACGGTGGCTTCGACATCTCTCCTTCGCTGGATAGAATTAGGACTAGTTGTAGTTCCTGCATCAGCATTCCGGCCGAGCTGGGCTTCGACCTGCGATGTGGTATCGTTAGTTTTGCCCGAGTTTGACTGTATCTCATCCCGCAGCTTTCTATGGAGAATAGCCTCATTCTGTCTTGTGCTGTGATCGGGAAGCAGGAAGTTGATAAAAGTAGACCAGTCCAGGGCAGAGATATCTCGGGCAGCCCAGTCATTCTGGAAGGGGAAATCGTCAGGCTGCGAAGCATCATTTACCTCAATGGTATGAAGGAGAGGTTCGCGGGGCGTTGCGTTTTGCTGAGGCACTGGCCTCCGGTCAAAGTATAGCGAGGCCGCGGACTGTCCAGCATCTGAGGTGTTTTGGGGGCTAAGAGGTGGCGTGTAGATGACATCGTCGGCAGTCGACGAAGCAGCATCGTCAACGAAGCTG comes from Trichoderma asperellum chromosome 3, complete sequence and encodes:
- a CDS encoding uncharacterized protein (BUSCO:EOG092D11XU) gives rise to the protein MAVENPILPVKGKKNVLITSALPYVNNVPHLGNVVGSVLSADVYSRFSKLRDRPTLYICGTDEYGTATETKALETGQTPQELCDEFHVKHKDIYEWFEIGFDYFGRTSTKKQTEIVQDIFLKLHENDFLEERTTKQPYCEKHDSFLADRFVEGTCPKCNYDDARGDQCDKCGSLLDPFELINPRCKIDGATPVPRDTTHVFIRLEKLQPDIDKWFQDAHKKYGWPQNGVSITQSWLTKGLEPRSITRDLKWGVPVPLPGYEKKVIYVWFDACIGYPSITANYTDEWEQWWKNPDEVTLYQFMGKDNVPFHTVIFPGSEIGTGYNWTLLNHLSTTEYLNYENGKFSKSRGIGVFGNQAKEIGISPSVWRYYLLSNRPETSDTQFEWQSFQLANNSELLANFGNFVNRIVKFVNAKLDGVVPEYNPSYKDDTFDFGAWVETVNGLLKEYVDLLEHVHIRAGSKALLEISREGNNLLQGRLDNANLAENPERTHTTIGLALNLCHLLASVASPYMPSTSESICQQLNTKLAFIPDVWEPTAIKAGHKIGKAAYLFSRIEDKKIAEWKEQFGGSAETRAAEAAAKKKKQEDKERKKAAKAAKAEAAKAAAAANVDAKAQDETSAAGGMTATSAEVTKDLPIREKKVDN
- the ARD1 gene encoding N-terminal acetyltransferase A complex catalytic subunit ard1 → MDIRLLTTADLPLIQHANLENLPENYFLKYYLYHALSWPQLSFVAVDVSRPRKGPYDYPKIVGYVLAKMEEEPTDGVQHGHITSLSVMRTHRRLGIAEKLMRQSQLAMVETFQAKYVSLHVRVSNVAARHLYEDTLKFRNEKTESKYYADGEDAYSMRLDLDDVAELAKRYAGGGGEDEDKDEDKDGEKKSKKTTTNGAPAAGATADLAIRSEGVDEGEAVGEVGRDPEANDKEKKVKVAVGRGLGVGDLVEKDESKH
- a CDS encoding uncharacterized protein (EggNog:ENOG41) — its product is MNPNTSNNNSDSNSHLNVQGDEVPPPPYSETDVYSNSNGSRSPRPAVAAATPSHSFVDDAASSTADDVIYTPPLSPQNTSDAGQSAASLYFDRRPVPQQNATPREPLLHTIEVNDASQPDDFPFQNDWAARDISALDWSTFINFLLPDHSTRQNEAILHRKLRDEIQSNSGKTNDTTSQVEAQLGRNADAGTTTSPNSIQRRRDVEATVQQWNDGFFGPRGVQVRLQPLRTPSAQMPGAWETGFDQRPEAARSTQSPQTAGRSEPASWSPWSAFQVDNNGIRFGNTFVADTNGLRIGSLVMDNNGIRFGNGEGPSQQQRQQGTPTADADQDVRGRAAYQGSYPDEKKDHKRSSSCSSISSLSSMSSVSSIGSLPSYDSVPQRSVQLYIARLQDWTNHPDQYRTKQDVKQLKAELKSVPKIDNPVSEEDKKALKAQIKALTSAWKQIKRNQRKERRALKRERRAQRRAEWKEKRQHKREMKKAQREAKREAREARREPPAPPPPPPPAVPPMPPMPPHPPAHAVPPVPPVPPMPPGNPPPFTGSFPWGPRSPGRGGRGGRGGRGGRGGRGSHGDPQYNHYGPFGQDWTGENGMFGSRGPFGSGGPFGPGGPFGAGGPFGEKGIFGNGGSDGCGSNSFFRSTAEQRQQAQDQRDQLQQRLQQQREQRQQQLEQMRQQQAQARQQHAQQMQQHGQQMEQIRQQAINSGMAYASRSMPGYWPDEKQEHSIPVSSQDDQQIPPSGAAAAKYRSIMGIETAIEHQLAAAEKAEPGPQKEALEWAIAEMLNQLEVMRMEADEEYAKELSGQ